A window of the Sphaerobacter thermophilus DSM 20745 genome harbors these coding sequences:
- a CDS encoding nucleoside deaminase: MSDTHERYMRLALEEAAKAKAAGNGAYGAVVVRDGQVIATGRNEATTTSDPTAHAETIAVRNAGMALGTLDLSGCTLYATFQPCPMCCGSILVSGISTVVIGAVPDDPAQTRWPTYSVDRLVEWLGYQDRVTVITGVLADECRAILQP, translated from the coding sequence ATGAGCGACACGCACGAGCGCTATATGCGCCTGGCCCTGGAGGAAGCGGCCAAGGCCAAGGCGGCCGGCAACGGCGCCTACGGCGCGGTGGTCGTCCGCGACGGGCAGGTGATCGCCACCGGGCGCAATGAAGCCACCACCACGAGCGACCCCACCGCTCATGCCGAAACGATCGCCGTGCGCAACGCCGGCATGGCGCTGGGCACGCTCGACCTGTCAGGCTGCACCCTCTACGCAACCTTCCAGCCATGCCCGATGTGCTGTGGGTCGATCCTGGTGAGCGGGATCAGCACGGTGGTCATCGGCGCGGTGCCAGACGACCCTGCCCAGACCCGCTGGCCCACCTACTCGGTCGATCGGCTGGTCGAGTGGCTCGGCTACCAGGACCGCGTCACCGTCATCACCGGCGTCCTCGCCGACGAGTGCCGGGCAATCCTCCAGCCATAA
- a CDS encoding CinA family protein has protein sequence MAARTMEQQLADILTRQELTIATAESCTGGLVAHRITTVPGSSAYFVGGIVSYSNDLKERLLHVPREVLEQHGAVSRECALAMARGVRATTGADIGVSTTGIAGPGGATPTKPVGLVYIACVTPAGEACEEHRWDGDRASNIARTAEAALRLAVEMARRVPGTGAGTTA, from the coding sequence GTGGCCGCGCGTACGATGGAACAACAGCTTGCAGACATCCTCACTCGGCAGGAGTTGACGATCGCGACCGCCGAGTCGTGCACCGGCGGCTTGGTCGCCCACCGGATCACCACGGTGCCAGGGAGTTCGGCCTACTTCGTCGGCGGCATCGTGTCCTACAGCAACGACCTGAAGGAGCGCCTCCTCCACGTGCCGCGGGAGGTGCTCGAGCAGCACGGAGCGGTCAGCCGCGAGTGCGCGCTGGCGATGGCCCGCGGCGTCCGCGCCACGACCGGCGCCGACATCGGCGTCTCGACGACGGGCATCGCCGGACCGGGTGGGGCTACGCCGACCAAGCCGGTCGGCCTGGTCTACATCGCCTGCGTGACACCTGCGGGTGAGGCCTGCGAGGAGCATCGCTGGGACGGCGATCGCGCCAGCAACATCGCACGCACCGCCGAGGCGGCGCTGCGCCTAGCCGTGGAGATGGCGCGCCGCGTGCCAGGCACGGGGGCGGGCACCACCGCGTGA
- a CDS encoding helix-turn-helix domain-containing protein gives MENERSERRPTSSEVRQRIGPAIRRLRQQQGLSLSDLAERTGISVSYLSRLEKGRSVPSFTLLSRLGNELGVDIGFFVETEREAQDVDRALEEELSKTSIPEDVWPEIFSLSIEARKALLDYFEAHARAGS, from the coding sequence GTGGAAAACGAACGCAGCGAGCGCAGACCAACGTCGTCGGAAGTGCGCCAACGCATCGGACCGGCTATTCGCCGGCTACGCCAGCAACAAGGGCTGTCACTCTCCGATCTTGCCGAGCGCACCGGCATCTCGGTGTCGTATCTCTCGCGCCTAGAGAAGGGCCGCAGCGTCCCGTCCTTCACGCTCCTCTCCCGGCTCGGCAACGAGCTTGGCGTCGACATCGGCTTCTTCGTTGAGACCGAGCGGGAAGCCCAGGACGTGGACCGCGCGCTCGAGGAGGAGCTCAGCAAGACCTCCATCCCAGAGGACGTCTGGCCCGAGATCTTCTCGCTGAGCATCGAAGCCCGGAAGGCGCTCCTCGACTACTTCGAAGCGCACGCCCGCGCCGGGAGCTGA
- a CDS encoding cystathionine beta-synthase, which yields MIHPNVLSLIGETPLVRLNRVTQGITTPVVAKVEFVNPGGSVKDRIGFRMIEEAERRGWLKPGGTIVEPTSGNTGVGLAMAAAVRGYRCVFVMPDKVSQEKVALLRAYGAEVVTTPTAVPRESPESYYSVADRLTREIPGAFQPNQYFNPINPRAHYETTGPEIWRQTEGKVTHFVAGVGTGGTISGVGRYLKEQNPNIKVIGADPEGSIYTDPDNIRPYKVEGIGEDFWPGTFDRAVVDEFIQVSDRDSFLTARRVTREEGLLVGGSGGTAVWAALQVAARLDDPESLVVVLLPDSGRGYLSKVYNDDWMRENGFLSRFAHGSRVAALLAREADAEIPAVVAATVDQTVEEAIDLLRRYRISQMPVVRAGGTGDGRIEVHSVVGSLQERTLLDQVFRRPEAIREPVSTVMDPPFALVDVKEEVERVFPLLAAGSPAVLVQEEGVLVGIITRADLLDFVAHQKNGG from the coding sequence ATGATTCACCCAAACGTCCTCTCGCTCATCGGTGAAACGCCACTGGTCCGGTTGAACCGGGTGACGCAGGGGATCACCACCCCCGTAGTGGCCAAGGTTGAGTTCGTCAATCCCGGCGGGAGCGTCAAGGACCGCATCGGCTTCCGCATGATTGAAGAGGCTGAGCGGCGGGGCTGGCTCAAGCCGGGCGGTACGATCGTCGAACCGACCAGCGGCAACACGGGCGTTGGCCTGGCGATGGCGGCCGCCGTGCGGGGCTACCGCTGTGTGTTCGTCATGCCGGACAAGGTGTCGCAGGAGAAGGTTGCGCTGCTGCGCGCCTACGGTGCCGAGGTGGTCACCACGCCGACCGCCGTGCCGCGCGAGTCGCCCGAGAGTTACTACAGCGTGGCCGACCGGCTGACGCGCGAGATCCCCGGCGCATTCCAGCCCAACCAGTATTTCAACCCGATCAACCCCCGTGCCCACTATGAGACGACCGGACCGGAGATCTGGCGGCAGACTGAGGGCAAGGTCACCCACTTCGTGGCCGGTGTCGGCACCGGCGGGACCATCAGCGGTGTCGGCCGCTACCTGAAGGAGCAGAACCCGAACATCAAGGTCATCGGCGCCGATCCCGAGGGATCGATCTACACCGACCCGGACAACATCCGGCCCTACAAGGTCGAGGGTATCGGGGAGGATTTCTGGCCGGGCACGTTCGACCGCGCGGTCGTCGACGAGTTCATCCAGGTCAGCGACCGGGACTCGTTCCTCACCGCCCGCCGGGTCACGCGCGAGGAGGGCCTGCTGGTCGGCGGCTCGGGGGGCACGGCCGTCTGGGCGGCGCTGCAGGTCGCCGCTCGGCTGGACGACCCGGAGTCGCTGGTGGTCGTGCTCTTGCCCGACAGCGGGCGGGGCTACCTCTCGAAGGTCTACAACGACGACTGGATGCGGGAGAACGGCTTCCTCTCGCGCTTCGCACACGGGTCGCGGGTGGCGGCCTTGCTGGCGCGTGAGGCAGATGCGGAGATCCCCGCCGTGGTCGCCGCGACGGTCGACCAGACGGTTGAGGAGGCGATCGACCTGCTGCGGCGCTACCGCATCTCGCAGATGCCGGTGGTGCGGGCCGGCGGCACCGGAGACGGCCGGATCGAGGTCCACAGTGTGGTCGGCAGCTTGCAAGAGCGAACACTGCTCGACCAGGTCTTCCGCCGCCCGGAGGCGATCCGCGAGCCGGTTAGCACGGTGATGGACCCGCCCTTCGCGCTGGTGGACGTCAAGGAAGAGGTCGAGCGCGTCTTCCCGCTCCTGGCTGCCGGTTCTCCGGCGGTCCTGGTGCAGGAGGAGGGGGTGCTGGTCGGTATCATCACCCGCGCCGACCTGCTGGACTTCGTGGCGCACCAGAAGAACGGCGGGTAA
- a CDS encoding M16 family metallopeptidase: MYQKTVLPNGVRVVTSRMDHVRSATLILYFRVGSRYESDDQAGISHFLEHMVFKGTERRPDPIMLTQEIEGVGGILNAATSRESTNYWVKVPSAHLARAFDVLADMLRHSTFDPEELEKERFVIIEEIRGIHDTPDDLIHDVIDELVWDGQSVGRPVIGSVDTVSAISREDLITYLRTQYRPDRLVIAAAGDIHHEQVVELAEQYFGDLPASDVNTFVQAEVRQQEPRVRLLTRPTEQAHLCVAVPALPYTDDRRYVQEMIDAVLSSGMSSRLFQEIRERLGLVYEVYGYFREYADVGQGVVYAGTDPARVEQTIEAILREFDKLRREPVPADELERTKELRRGRIVMGLEDSRAVAAWVGSQEAVFGEILTPEEVMARIDAVTAEQIQELATELFRPDLLNLAIVGPYEAESHFRSLLHL; this comes from the coding sequence TTGTACCAGAAGACGGTTCTACCGAACGGCGTCCGGGTTGTTACCAGCCGGATGGACCACGTTCGCTCCGCAACGCTGATTCTCTACTTCCGCGTCGGCTCTCGCTACGAGTCCGACGACCAGGCGGGCATCTCGCACTTCCTGGAGCACATGGTCTTCAAGGGGACCGAGCGTCGCCCCGATCCGATCATGTTGACCCAGGAGATCGAGGGCGTCGGCGGCATCCTCAACGCCGCCACCAGCCGCGAGAGCACCAACTACTGGGTCAAGGTCCCGAGCGCGCACCTGGCGCGGGCCTTCGACGTACTGGCGGACATGCTGCGCCACTCCACCTTCGACCCCGAAGAGCTGGAGAAGGAGCGCTTCGTCATCATCGAGGAGATCCGCGGGATCCACGACACGCCTGACGACCTGATCCACGACGTCATCGACGAGCTGGTCTGGGACGGGCAGTCGGTCGGTCGCCCGGTCATCGGCAGTGTCGACACCGTGAGCGCGATCTCGCGCGAGGACCTCATCACCTACCTGCGCACCCAGTACCGGCCCGACCGGTTGGTCATCGCGGCCGCAGGCGATATCCACCACGAGCAGGTCGTGGAGCTGGCCGAGCAGTACTTCGGCGATCTCCCCGCCAGCGACGTCAATACCTTCGTCCAGGCCGAGGTGCGGCAGCAGGAGCCGCGCGTGCGGCTGCTCACCCGTCCGACCGAGCAGGCGCACCTGTGCGTCGCCGTCCCGGCGCTTCCCTACACCGACGACCGGCGCTACGTTCAGGAGATGATCGACGCCGTGCTCAGCTCCGGGATGAGCTCGCGCCTGTTCCAGGAGATCCGGGAGCGGCTGGGGCTGGTCTACGAGGTCTATGGGTACTTCCGCGAGTACGCCGACGTGGGCCAGGGCGTCGTCTATGCCGGGACCGACCCGGCGCGGGTCGAGCAGACCATCGAGGCGATCCTGCGCGAGTTCGACAAGTTGCGCCGGGAGCCGGTGCCGGCGGACGAGCTGGAGCGCACCAAGGAGCTGCGCCGGGGTCGGATCGTAATGGGGCTGGAGGACAGCCGCGCCGTTGCCGCCTGGGTCGGGAGCCAGGAGGCCGTCTTCGGCGAGATCCTCACCCCGGAGGAGGTCATGGCGCGGATCGACGCCGTCACGGCCGAGCAGATCCAGGAGTTGGCGACCGAACTCTTCCGACCCGACCTACTGAACCTGGCGATCGTGGGGCCGTACGAGGCCGAGAGCCATTTCCGGTCGCTGCTGCACCTCTGA
- a CDS encoding cystathionine gamma-synthase, with the protein MAQDETTLRFETLAIHAGQDPDPATGAVIVPIYQTSTFAQEEVGKHKGFEYGRTDNPTRSALQTALAALEQADWGLCYASGLAATQNTWYLLNPGDHLILSDDAYGGTYRLAARVASRYGITFSMVDLTDLDAVAGAIQPNTRMIWVETPTNPYLKIVDIAGIREVIGDRSIWLVVDNTFASPYLQQPLTLGADLVLHSTTKYLGGHSDVIGGAVLGNDPEIYETLKFHQNAAGAVPGPFDCWLVLRGIKTLSVRMREHSANGMAIAAMLREHPAVEQVFYPGLPDHPGHLVARRQMPRGFGGMVSFTVQGGYEAARTVVSRTRLFTLAESLGGVESLIEHPGQMTHASLAGSGFEIAPNLIRLSVGIEHVDDLMDDLREALSAVVPASVPGN; encoded by the coding sequence ATGGCGCAGGATGAGACGACCCTGCGGTTCGAGACCCTCGCCATCCACGCGGGGCAGGACCCGGACCCGGCGACCGGGGCGGTGATCGTGCCGATTTACCAGACCTCCACCTTTGCCCAGGAGGAGGTCGGCAAGCACAAAGGGTTCGAGTACGGCCGCACCGACAATCCGACCCGCAGCGCGCTGCAGACGGCGCTGGCCGCGCTGGAGCAGGCCGATTGGGGACTGTGCTACGCCTCCGGCCTGGCGGCGACCCAGAACACCTGGTACCTGCTCAACCCCGGCGACCACTTGATCCTGTCCGACGACGCCTATGGCGGCACCTACCGCCTGGCGGCGCGGGTCGCCTCCCGCTACGGCATCACGTTCTCGATGGTCGATCTGACCGATCTGGACGCGGTGGCGGGCGCCATCCAGCCGAACACGCGCATGATCTGGGTCGAGACGCCGACCAACCCGTACCTCAAGATCGTCGACATCGCCGGGATTCGGGAGGTCATCGGGGACCGGTCCATCTGGCTGGTGGTCGACAACACCTTCGCCTCGCCGTACCTGCAGCAGCCGCTGACGCTGGGCGCCGACCTGGTGCTCCACAGCACCACCAAGTACCTGGGCGGGCACAGCGACGTGATCGGCGGCGCGGTGCTGGGGAACGACCCCGAGATCTACGAAACGCTGAAGTTCCACCAGAACGCGGCGGGCGCGGTGCCCGGCCCGTTCGACTGCTGGCTGGTGCTGCGCGGGATTAAGACGCTCTCGGTTCGCATGCGCGAGCACAGCGCGAACGGCATGGCGATCGCCGCGATGCTGCGCGAGCACCCGGCGGTTGAGCAGGTCTTCTACCCCGGCCTGCCGGACCACCCGGGTCACCTGGTGGCGCGGCGGCAGATGCCGCGTGGCTTCGGCGGCATGGTGTCGTTCACGGTGCAGGGCGGCTACGAGGCGGCGCGGACCGTGGTCAGCCGCACGCGTCTCTTCACCCTGGCTGAGAGCCTGGGGGGTGTCGAATCGCTCATCGAGCACCCGGGTCAGATGACCCACGCCAGCCTGGCCGGCTCCGGCTTCGAGATCGCGCCGAACCTGATCCGGCTCTCGGTCGGGATCGAGCACGTGGATGACCTGATGGACGACCTGCGCGAGGCCCTGTCCGCGGTCGTCCCGGCCAGCGTGCCCGGGAACTAG
- a CDS encoding acetate--CoA ligase produces MEVVNPIVRRWQQEAADDHEGFWARAAEQIPWFRTWDQVFAWDPPGFRWFLGAETNLCYNALDYHVRRGWGGHAALIAENERGERRVLTYAQLLHEVERVAAALRGLGVRRGDRVGIYMPTCAEAIIAMLATARIGAIHLVVFAGFGSGALAQRLQLAGARVLLAADATWRKGRTVPLKPIVDAALDTLDGQVERVVVLRRTDDSAMQPGRDLDWDEFLALGAGQSAEHEVMEANEPAYILATSGTTASPKLAVHSHGTYQVGIRSTADWCFGMKPTDIWWSTSDIGWVVGHSFIVYAPLLVGCTTIAYEGALDHPGPETVYRIIEENRVTGIFTSPTAARMLMRYGTEPARAHDLSSVERVFCAGELLNPPAWEWLQKEVFQDRVPVLDHWWQTETGGPVVGNPYGLGMLPIKPGSAGVPLPGFALAVMTPEGERCGPDEPGIVVIERPFPGLTPTIWGDPERYANEYWRRIPGVYYTGDSGAIDEDGYVWFSGRADEIIKIAGHRIGTAEVESAFLRHPAVAEAGVTGRPDPVRGEVISAFIALKPGWQPTELLKSELLGTVRQELGPVAVIGELNFVSMLPKTRSGKIMRRVFRAVIADQDPGDVSTIEDEASVEEARAAWRRMRAEIKGGQGDGSAS; encoded by the coding sequence ATGGAAGTCGTCAACCCGATCGTCCGCCGTTGGCAGCAGGAGGCGGCCGACGACCACGAAGGATTCTGGGCGCGCGCGGCTGAGCAGATTCCCTGGTTCCGCACCTGGGATCAGGTGTTCGCCTGGGATCCGCCCGGCTTCCGCTGGTTCCTCGGTGCAGAGACGAACCTGTGCTACAACGCGCTCGACTACCATGTCCGGCGCGGCTGGGGCGGGCACGCGGCGCTGATCGCCGAGAACGAACGCGGCGAGCGGCGTGTCCTGACCTACGCGCAGTTGCTGCACGAGGTTGAGCGTGTGGCGGCCGCCCTGCGCGGGCTGGGGGTGCGCCGCGGCGACCGGGTCGGGATCTACATGCCCACCTGCGCCGAGGCGATCATCGCGATGCTCGCCACCGCGCGCATCGGCGCGATCCATTTGGTCGTCTTCGCCGGGTTCGGCAGCGGGGCGCTGGCCCAGCGGCTGCAGCTCGCCGGGGCACGGGTTCTCCTGGCCGCCGACGCGACCTGGCGCAAGGGGCGCACCGTCCCGTTGAAGCCGATCGTGGACGCTGCGCTCGACACGCTCGATGGGCAGGTCGAGCGCGTGGTGGTGCTGCGGCGGACGGACGACTCCGCCATGCAGCCCGGGCGCGACCTCGACTGGGACGAATTCCTGGCCCTGGGAGCCGGGCAGAGCGCCGAGCACGAGGTGATGGAGGCGAACGAGCCGGCGTACATCCTGGCCACGTCGGGGACCACCGCCAGCCCGAAGCTCGCGGTGCACAGCCACGGGACCTATCAGGTCGGCATCCGCAGCACCGCCGACTGGTGCTTTGGGATGAAGCCGACCGACATCTGGTGGTCTACTTCCGACATCGGCTGGGTGGTCGGTCACAGCTTCATCGTCTACGCGCCGCTCCTGGTGGGGTGCACCACCATCGCCTACGAGGGTGCCCTGGACCACCCCGGCCCGGAGACCGTCTACCGGATCATCGAGGAGAACCGGGTCACCGGCATTTTCACCTCCCCGACCGCGGCCCGGATGCTGATGCGCTATGGCACCGAGCCGGCGCGGGCGCATGATCTATCGTCGGTCGAGCGGGTCTTCTGCGCCGGGGAGCTGCTCAACCCGCCCGCCTGGGAATGGCTGCAGAAGGAGGTCTTCCAGGACCGCGTTCCGGTGCTGGATCACTGGTGGCAGACCGAGACGGGTGGGCCGGTGGTCGGCAACCCCTATGGGCTCGGCATGCTGCCGATCAAGCCCGGCTCGGCCGGCGTGCCGCTGCCCGGCTTCGCGCTCGCAGTGATGACGCCGGAGGGGGAGCGGTGCGGGCCGGACGAGCCGGGGATCGTGGTCATCGAGCGGCCGTTCCCGGGACTGACGCCGACGATCTGGGGCGACCCGGAGCGCTACGCTAATGAGTACTGGCGGCGCATCCCCGGGGTCTACTATACCGGCGACTCGGGTGCGATCGACGAGGACGGCTACGTCTGGTTCTCCGGCCGGGCCGACGAGATCATCAAGATTGCCGGGCACCGCATTGGCACGGCGGAGGTAGAGAGCGCCTTCCTGCGCCACCCGGCCGTCGCCGAGGCGGGCGTGACCGGGCGGCCGGATCCGGTCCGCGGTGAGGTCATCTCGGCCTTTATCGCGCTCAAGCCGGGCTGGCAGCCGACGGAGCTGCTCAAGAGCGAACTGCTCGGCACCGTGCGCCAGGAGCTGGGGCCGGTAGCGGTCATCGGCGAGCTGAATTTCGTCAGCATGCTGCCGAAGACGCGCAGTGGCAAGATCATGCGCCGCGTCTTCCGAGCGGTCATCGCGGATCAGGACCCGGGCGACGTCTCGACGATCGAGGACGAAGCCTCTGTCGAGGAAGCACGCGCCGCCTGGCGTCGCATGCGGGCAGAGATCAAGGGCGGCCAGGGGGACGGCAGCGCGTCCTGA
- a CDS encoding response regulator transcription factor, translating into MAQEQHILVVEDERAIASFLRRGLVFEGYRVTVADTGARALDAVRDDPPDLIILDIMLPGDIDGLEVCRRIRAAGEGMPILMLTARDEVADRVAGLDAGADDYLIKPFAFEELLARVRALLRRQERRRAEEPADDGVYRFADLTLDTTSRFAYRGDRRIELTTREYELLLLFMRHPNQVLTRDVIMERVWGYDFPGESNVLEVYVSNLRRHLEAGGEPRLLQTVRGAGYALRLPTEERAGSQSS; encoded by the coding sequence ATGGCGCAGGAGCAGCACATCCTGGTCGTCGAGGACGAGCGCGCGATTGCATCGTTCCTGCGCCGCGGCCTGGTCTTCGAGGGCTACCGGGTCACGGTGGCCGACACCGGAGCGCGCGCGCTGGATGCGGTGCGCGACGACCCGCCGGACCTCATCATCCTCGACATCATGCTGCCGGGCGACATCGACGGCCTCGAAGTCTGCCGCCGAATTCGTGCGGCCGGCGAGGGGATGCCGATCCTGATGCTGACGGCGCGGGACGAGGTGGCCGACCGGGTGGCCGGTCTCGATGCCGGAGCCGACGACTATCTAATCAAGCCGTTCGCGTTCGAGGAGTTGCTGGCACGGGTCCGTGCACTCCTGCGGCGCCAGGAGCGGCGCCGCGCCGAGGAACCGGCTGACGACGGCGTCTACCGCTTCGCCGACCTGACGCTCGACACCACCTCGCGCTTCGCCTACCGGGGCGATCGCCGCATTGAGCTGACGACCCGCGAGTACGAGCTGCTGCTGCTCTTCATGCGGCACCCGAACCAGGTGCTGACGCGGGACGTCATCATGGAGCGGGTCTGGGGCTACGATTTCCCCGGCGAGTCGAACGTGCTGGAGGTCTACGTCAGCAATCTGCGGCGCCACCTCGAAGCGGGCGGTGAGCCGCGCCTGCTTCAGACCGTCCGCGGCGCCGGCTATGCCCTGCGCCTGCCGACGGAGGAGCGCGCGGGGTCGCAATCATCGTAG
- a CDS encoding ATP-binding protein — translation MSVRFRIALLTTALMAVLLVAVGAGVYLTLQRSLSSEVNARLAEAWTRVARQVREQSRAVRVGPDGPSFPFPPPDLDPVTFPGLYSQLTLPDGSFYLNSPQLEDYIPLPASVLERNLRGEPVYYTVHFHGAPVRVLSVLLVAYPTEEPVVTLQVAEPLTPMYQTLSKLRLLLAVCGGMGLVATAVGAYVLAGRSLRPLTRITHTAQHIGDEGDLSRRIDPPPTRDEVRQLAETFNEMLDRLEEAFSAERRFVSDASHELRTPLTALRGNAEILLRQIDAERWDPADLRDGLADIRDEAERMGRLVENLLTLARADVGWRPDLEVIHLDQVVADAARVVAPLAGEHIFRVHNAGEIDVVGNADQLKQLLLILLDNAFTYTPPGGEVELSLHRRDDAAEIIVRDTGPGIPPEQRQRIFDRFYRGDAARANGAAGAGLGLAIARWIVDCHNGSIRIDGGETGGTVVTVTVPLAPATGSSPDGRPAAATGQPIAAAG, via the coding sequence ATGTCGGTTCGATTCCGGATAGCGCTCTTGACGACCGCGCTGATGGCCGTGCTCCTGGTGGCGGTGGGCGCAGGGGTCTACCTCACCCTCCAGCGTTCGCTCAGTAGCGAGGTCAACGCCCGGCTGGCGGAAGCCTGGACGCGGGTCGCGCGCCAGGTGCGCGAGCAGTCGCGGGCGGTCCGGGTCGGTCCGGACGGGCCGAGTTTCCCCTTCCCGCCGCCCGATCTCGACCCGGTGACATTCCCCGGCCTCTACTCGCAGTTGACCCTCCCGGATGGGAGCTTCTACCTCAACTCCCCTCAGCTCGAGGACTACATCCCGCTGCCCGCGTCGGTGCTCGAACGCAACCTGCGGGGCGAGCCGGTCTACTACACAGTGCACTTCCACGGCGCCCCGGTGCGCGTCCTCAGCGTGCTCCTCGTTGCCTACCCGACGGAGGAGCCGGTCGTCACGCTCCAGGTGGCCGAGCCGCTCACCCCGATGTACCAGACGCTCAGCAAGCTTCGGCTGCTGCTGGCCGTCTGTGGCGGGATGGGGCTGGTCGCGACCGCCGTCGGTGCCTACGTCCTGGCGGGCCGCTCGCTGCGGCCGCTGACGCGCATCACCCACACGGCTCAGCACATCGGTGACGAGGGCGACCTGAGCCGGCGGATCGATCCGCCTCCCACGCGGGATGAGGTGCGGCAACTGGCCGAGACCTTCAATGAGATGCTCGACCGCCTTGAGGAGGCCTTCTCCGCCGAGCGACGCTTTGTCTCCGACGCCTCCCACGAGCTGCGCACGCCCCTCACGGCGCTGCGCGGCAACGCCGAGATCCTGCTGCGCCAGATCGACGCTGAGCGCTGGGATCCCGCGGACCTGCGCGACGGCCTGGCCGACATCCGCGACGAGGCCGAGCGCATGGGTCGGCTGGTGGAGAACCTGCTGACCCTGGCGCGTGCCGACGTCGGCTGGCGGCCCGACCTGGAGGTCATCCACCTCGATCAGGTCGTGGCCGACGCCGCGCGCGTGGTGGCCCCGCTCGCCGGTGAGCACATATTCCGCGTCCACAATGCGGGCGAGATCGACGTCGTCGGGAACGCCGACCAGCTCAAGCAGTTGCTCCTGATCCTGCTCGACAACGCCTTTACCTACACCCCGCCCGGTGGCGAAGTGGAACTCAGCCTCCACCGCCGCGACGACGCAGCCGAGATCATCGTGCGCGACACCGGGCCGGGTATCCCGCCCGAGCAGCGCCAGCGCATCTTCGACCGCTTTTACCGGGGCGATGCAGCCCGCGCCAACGGCGCCGCCGGCGCCGGCCTCGGCCTCGCCATCGCCCGCTGGATCGTCGACTGCCACAACGGGTCGATCCGGATCGACGGCGGGGAGACGGGCGGTACCGTCGTGACCGTGACCGTGCCGCTCGCGCCCGCGACCGGTTCCTCGCCAGACGGCCGACCAGCCGCTGCCACTGGCCAGCCCATCGCCGCCGCCGGGTGA
- a CDS encoding M55 family metallopeptidase — protein sequence MKVYMSVDIEGITGVVHGDMMMSTEREYDRGRKLMTGDANAAIEGLIQAGATDILVSDGHGPMRNILIEDLHPAARLMTGAGEARDACQLEGADSERFDAAVFIGYHAMAKTPRAVHPHTIAGAAVAELRINGRPHGETGLNAAILGSFGIPVIMVTGDTATVAEARAFLGDDIETVAVKEARGRNAAICRPPAATGPEIREAAARALSNLSRARVYAPERPLRLEVDFLTMQQCDRAARVAGVERLGPVTLLVPGDDPWQQYQTLWAALRNALYEPAGWLG from the coding sequence ATGAAGGTGTACATGTCGGTCGACATCGAGGGGATCACCGGTGTGGTCCACGGCGACATGATGATGTCGACCGAGCGGGAGTACGACCGCGGCCGCAAGCTGATGACCGGCGACGCGAACGCCGCGATCGAGGGGCTGATCCAGGCGGGTGCGACGGACATCCTCGTCAGCGACGGGCACGGTCCGATGCGCAACATCCTGATCGAGGACCTCCACCCCGCGGCGCGGCTGATGACCGGCGCCGGGGAGGCGCGTGACGCCTGCCAGCTCGAAGGTGCCGACAGCGAGCGCTTCGACGCCGCCGTGTTCATCGGCTACCACGCGATGGCGAAGACGCCGCGTGCCGTGCACCCGCACACCATCGCCGGGGCGGCGGTGGCCGAACTGCGCATCAACGGCCGCCCGCACGGCGAGACCGGCCTGAACGCCGCCATCCTCGGCTCCTTCGGCATCCCGGTCATCATGGTCACCGGTGACACCGCGACCGTGGCCGAGGCGCGCGCGTTCCTGGGCGACGACATCGAGACGGTGGCGGTGAAGGAAGCGCGTGGGCGCAACGCCGCGATCTGCCGCCCCCCGGCAGCGACGGGGCCGGAGATCCGGGAAGCCGCTGCTCGGGCGCTGAGCAATCTGAGCCGGGCACGGGTCTACGCGCCGGAGCGGCCGCTCCGGCTGGAGGTGGACTTCCTCACGATGCAGCAGTGCGACCGCGCCGCGCGCGTCGCCGGGGTCGAGCGCCTCGGTCCGGTCACCCTCCTCGTGCCCGGGGATGACCCGTGGCAGCAGTACCAAACCCTCTGGGCGGCCCTGCGCAACGCCCTCTACGAGCCGGCCGGCTGGTTGGGCTGA